A region of the Thamnophis elegans isolate rThaEle1 chromosome 1, rThaEle1.pri, whole genome shotgun sequence genome:
gatgcaatcCTTTTTCTATCTcgttctttcctctcttctgacTGCCTTCTTTAAGGCCTCTTAAGGCCTAAACCTCAAACTCCACCCTTGCCTTTCTTCCTTGATTTCTTGATTTGCTCAGATAGCCAGGACAAATTCAAATGATCCAAAATGACTGAGCTCAGTTCTGAAATTGGCAATGTAAGGATGTTACCTTGGATGAACAATCTGCACTGAACATGGGAAGAAGTATGATTTGTGAGCCACACAATTTTCATTTCCGATATATAATATTTTTGTGGTTCTAATAAATTTTGTCATCTGTGAATACCAAATGTCCATGTTGTTTTATATTTGAACCCAGGTTTTAGAAACCATAGTAGACTGtctcattttttcttcattttagttGCTTCAATGCTTGGAGGACTCTATAACTTACATCAATTTTCacctaatatattttaaaagaaagatacatTAATTTTATCTCTTTCAATATGTAAACTGTATTATTTGAAAATAGCAATCCAATTATGTCACTGTTTAGAAATATTGTTAATCagcaggtatatatatatatttgacatTTGGAAAGTAGCATGTATTTTATTCTAATATTCACTAATCTGAAGTGAGAATATATCaaagtgaattgaattgaattgacacAAATTATTGGAATTTTCCAGTTTGTGGAGCTCCTATGGATTGCAAAATATAAAAGTTAAAGAAAtcacagaattttaaaatgaaaaatggttGTCATTAAAGACAAtggttttattatatttgtattccATTGTTGCTGATTTAGCAATACTTCAGATTCTGCCAAAAGTCTCTTGCACAATTACTGGTTGGTAAATTCCATGGAATATAGTTTCTTTTTGAGTAAACATtcctgcaatgtttttttttaaggtgaaATTTTATGTATCAGGTTCTGTCAGTGAATTTGCATCATTGATCTATCATTTCTTGTCTTAGTAGTGACGTTTTTTCCTTCTTATTGTTGTTCTCGTGTAGGTGAGAAGCTCATGAGATATGGTTATCCAGATATTCATTTTGATCCAAGCTTACCATATGAGAGAGATGCTGAGCTGATGCAAACTCACATGATGGACCAAGCAATCAACAATGCAATCTCCTACCTTGGGGCAGAGGGACTTCACCCATTGATGCATCACACTCCAAGCACAATTGCTGATGTGGCACCTGTCATAAATTCAGCTTACGCTCAAGTCTACAATCCCAGCAGGATAGAAAGACCAGTAAGCAGAGGAACCACTGACAGCAATGACAATAACATGGATGGCCCTCTCTCCCTCATCAGACCAAAGAGTCACCCCCAAGAAAGAGAGGCTTCGCCTAGCAATAGCTGCCTCGATTCCTCTGACTCGGAGAGCAGCCACGAAGACCACCAGTCCTTTCAAGGAAACCTTGCCTTAAATCCCAAGCAAAAGCAAAGCCCAGCTTACATGAAGGACGACTCCAAGGCTTTGGAGATCAGTAAAGCATCAAAGAGCTCTCTAAAGGATATCTATAAGGTCTTCAATGGAGAAGGAGAGCAGATAAGGGCATTTAAGTGTGAACACTGTCGAATTCTTTTCCTAGACCATGTCATGTACACCATCCATATGGGGTGTCATGGCTACCGGGACCCTCTAGAATGCAACATTTGTGGATACCGGAGTCAGGACCGTTACGAGTTCTCTTCCCACATTGTCCGAGGAGAACATACATTCCACTAAGCCTTCTTTCCCAAAGGAGACACTGAAGTAGAAAAACAAATACTGCACATGAAGAAATACTGCACTTGCAAGCCCACTTTTCCTCAGATGTTGACACAGCTCTTCTCGTTGGTTCTCTTCCTTGCagctatttttaattattgttatttGTGTTGTTGCTGTTTTGGGGATCCAGTCTCACCTCACCACCAGTGGtgaggtgagaaggaagggaaggagggaccAGAGAGTAGTTTGGCTTTTTATTTTTGCTATGAAAATGGGTGTTGCCCTTTCCTAGTGGAAAGCGAAAGGGAGTTCATTTCTGTCACAATTTCCATATAGTTTTTCACATGCTGAACTCAGCAAGGTGCTCTGACGTCTTAGCAAATTGCCATTTGgggagaaaataataatttcaaaagaATAAATCTCCTTTAAATCTGTAGCTAAAGTTTTGTTCAGGATGAGAGATGAAATTCTTATTCTAGCAAAAGGGGTATTATGCTTAGGGACAGGGAGAGGTTTCACTTAAGACTAAATATATTCTATAGATTTAGGAGCACCAGTAAATATCAAGGTTTGCTTGGAAGTTATTTCCTGAGGTGAGGTTCTTTCTTTTAAGGTATTGGTTGTCTGGAATGTAAATGAATTGTTTATATCTAAATACTAAATCACGTAACTGAGATTTGATTGTTCACAGGATGTGACAGCCTTCAGGAAATCTGAAAACATGAAACGTTATTTTACTTATCCTGATatgcacttttaaaaaagaaagcaaattgcTAGGATGCTTTTATGTCATTCATTTCCAAGCTCCCTATAggtctgtgtgtgttttaaagaTGTTTGGTTGATTAACAATTGGGTATGTTTACTCAAAAGTAAGCTTCACTTCGTTCAGAAGGAGTTTCTTTCCTAGTAAATATTCTTAGCTTAGAAATACAGATATGAATATTTATCTAGCAGGTTTTGCTGCTTTAGAGTCTCAAATACGCTCATTGCAAATGCATTTGAACTCTGAAATacttatatttttcatttttggggggtggtATGAAACATTAAGAAACTGAATaaactaaggcagtgtttctcaaccttggcgactttaagtcctgtggacttcaactcccagaatcccccagccagcatagctggctgggggattctaggagttgaagtccacaggacttaaagtcgccaaggttgagaaacactgaactaaggtCTTCAATCAGGAGATCTGTATCCTGAAATAGCTGGCTACAGCTGCCCTAAAGACGGAGGCAGCCTACAGATTGATAACTAATTATATAAGGATATGCAGACACTGTAAGAGCTACTTCACCATTACCACCTTTTCTACACAAACCTagggaaagaaatatatatattttgtgcaAAAATATCTCCCCCCCCAGCACATATTTAAAAGGAGcatgcagaaacacacacacacatacacacacaccaaagtCATAGTCATAAATAATGATTTCTTACTAAATAGAagaaccttttttc
Encoded here:
- the IKZF2 gene encoding zinc finger protein Helios isoform X2; the encoded protein is MEVEAIDGYLPSNSIKREMQSDDEDSSRKHLKREDGIIGQDEGSSLEEPLIENQEIGENRKMQELSGEGGIRLPNGKLKCDVCGMVCIGPNVLMVHKRSHTGERPFHCNQCGASFTQKGNLLRHIKLHSGEKPFKCPFCSYACRRRDALTGHLRTHSVGKPHKCNYCGRSYKQRSSLEEHKERCHNYLQNVTIEAAGQVISHHGEKLMRYGYPDIHFDPSLPYERDAELMQTHMMDQAINNAISYLGAEGLHPLMHHTPSTIADVAPVINSAYAQVYNPSRIERPVSRGTTDSNDNNMDGPLSLIRPKSHPQEREASPSNSCLDSSDSESSHEDHQSFQGNLALNPKQKQSPAYMKDDSKALEISKASKSSLKDIYKVFNGEGEQIRAFKCEHCRILFLDHVMYTIHMGCHGYRDPLECNICGYRSQDRYEFSSHIVRGEHTFH